The Candidatus Equadaptatus faecalis genomic sequence AGATGCATTCTTGTTTCAAGCGAAAACAAGACCCCTGCCAGTAGTGCCGCAAACAAAAATACTACTTTTATACTGCGTTCAGTTTTTCTTGAAGTCGCCGATGAAGCGGATCTCATATTCCAGTTTTACTCCAAACTTTTCAAGCACTTTGCTGCGGCACAGTTCGCACAACTTATATATTTCGTCTGCGGAGGCACTGCCTGTATTTTCGATAAAATTCGCGTGCGAGGAAGACACGGCGGCATCGCCTATTTTCAGGCCTCTGCATCCGCATTCGTCAATCATTTTTCCGGCGCTTCCTCCGGCCGGATTTTTGAAAACACAGCCTGCAGTCGCTCTGCCTATAGGCTGCCCTTTTTTCAAATCGGCAAAACTGCGGATTTTATCCGTAATTTGTTTTTTTTCTGCTTTCAGCAAAGCCATTTTACAGGAAGCAATAAGCAAATCTTCAGTATCCACGGGAGACTGCCTGTACTGCCAGCTGATTTCATTTCCGGCATACTTTCTGGCATTGAAATTTTTGTCAATAGTTGTAATTTCCGTTATTATGCGGTTAAAACCATCATCCGAACGTCCCCCCGCATTGCCTTTGAGCGCTCCTCCCAAAGTGCCCGGTATGCCGGTAAGGAATTCAAGTCCTGTCAGTGAGTTTTCCAGCGCAAACGCCAAAAGCTGTTTTGTTGTACAGCCGCAGTCTGCTTCAATTTCGACAAAATTTTCACGCCTGACAGTTTTTATGCCTTTTATGTGTCCGGTATAAAGCACCGCGGCATTAATAAAACCATCGGCGACAAGCACGTTTGTGCCTCCGCCGAGAACGTAAACATTTCGTTTTTCGTTTTTGCAGCATTTCAGAAAATCAACAGCCTCGTCAACGGTATGCGGGGCAATCAGGAGAGCACAGCTTCCGCCGGTTTTCCAACTGTTAAATTCTCTGAGGGAATAACCTTCAGGCAATTTATTTTTCTCCTCTTAAGGTGCCAAGCGTTTCACAGATTCGTTTTCCAAGAGTGCCAACACTTCCGGCACCTATGGTCAGTATAATGTCCCCGTCATTTGCCACCCTGCAAACTGACTTAAGCAGACTGTCAAAATCACCGCACAGTTCGTAATGTGACCTTCTGTCCTGTGTTATCGCGTCAAAGATCAGCTGAGAAGAAACGCCTTCCATCGGCGTCTCCGATGACGAGTAGATTGGAAGTATAAAAGCGTTATCGGCATAGGAAAGAGCCTCTGCAAATTCCTTGTAAAGCGCCGCTGTTCTGCTGAAACGGTGCGGCTGAAAAACAGCTATCACCCTTCTGCCCCTGAAAATCTGCCGCACAGTACCGAGCGTTGCCTTTATTTCATTCGGATGATGTCCGTAATCGTCGTAAATTAATATGTCTCCGACCTGACCTATTTTCTGGAGGCGTCTTTTTGCACCGCTGAAACAGGCAAGCGCGCGTTTTACGCTTTCAAACGGTATTCCCATCTCAAAAGCCGCCGCGCAGGTTGCAAGCGAATTGAGAATATTGTGCTCGCCGGACACCTTGAGTTCTATTTCGTCAACAGGCTGCCCGTCATGAAAAAGTTTGTATCTTGCGCCGCCGCCGTCAATATGCTTAATGTCGGCTGCGCCCCAGTTCCAGTTCGTACCCCAGCCGTACGTTATCACCCCGTCTTTGACGCCGTAATCGCTGAATAGTGTCTTAACTCCCTGATCTTCCATGCAGAGAATACTTTTGCCGCCTTTTTTCCTGTTGGAAAGAAATTCGTTAAAGGCGTCGGTCACTGCCTTAAACGTCATGTAATGATCCCTGTGATCCCAGTCAATATTGGTAACAACGGCAATTTCAGGATGAAAATACACGAAAGATCTGTCGCTTTCGTCAAGCTCGGCAACCATGTATCTTCCTCTGCCCAGCTTTGCATTTGTTCCTATTTCCAGCACCTCTCCGCCTACGGCTATGGACGGATCCATACCTGCCATTTCTGCTGTCAGCGAAATCATTGAAGAGGTCGTGGTTTTTCCGTGAGTACCGGCAATACCGACACCGCGTCTGGCATTAAAAATTATACTTAAAATTTCAGCGCGTCTTGAAACACGTACGCCTCTCTGCCAGGCTGCAGTCATTTCAGGATGATCCTGCGGAATGGCGCTTGAAAATACTATTATGTCAGGGTTGTATTTTTCAAAATGGTCAACAGAATGTCCCTGTTCAACGGGTATGCCCTGTTTTTTCAGTTTTTCGGCATAGGCACTCTCGCCCTCGTCACAGCCGGAAACATTGGCGCCAAGCTGATCCAAAAGAACTGCCAGTCCGCTCATGCCAGCGCCGCCAATACCCATAAGGTGTATGTTTTTTGTTTTAAGTTCAACGTCAGGCTGCATAGCAACTACTCCTTCCAGAAGTGCGGGGCGATCTCCGCCCATAATCCGCTGCAAATGCCTTCTGCATTATTATACAATTTTGAAGACGTAATTTGCTGTTTTTCTTCACTTAATTTTTCAAGCTGCAAAAGTTTTTTTGCAAACTGTCTCTCGTCTTTTCCGTTCCACACCAGCGCCGCGTTGTCAGATGCAAACGCAACGGCATTGTGGAACTGGTGATTGTCCGCAGCTTTTTCCCAAGGAATAACAAGGGTGGCAATTCCAAGGATTCCTGCTTCCGTCAGCGAAGACGCGCCGGCACGCATAACTGCCATATCTGCCAAACTGTAGAGAAGTTCCGTGTTCCATATTTTGGGCAGAAGATACACGTTGTCTGCAGCCTGTTCCCTGCTTTCAGCTGCTGCGGGCAGTATGAACGTCCAGCTGCTGAACGGAGTCTGAGCGGCAATTCTGCATATCTGCTCTTTTACCGAACTGCTGCCGAGAGAACCCGTGAAAACAACAACTTTTTTGCCGGCCGGCATTGCAGAACCGAAACCAAGACTTTTCCACGCTTCATTCTGTCTCGAAAGTTTAAAATTTCTTACGGGCACACCCGTTCTTACATACTGTCCGTCTTTAAGCGGAGCACAATCCTGCCAGCCGCTGAAAACAGGGATTTTTTTTGCAGCGGCAAAGCGCGTAACTTTTCCGGCGAATGCGTTCTGTTCCTGTATCGCAACCGGGATTCTGTACATTCGGGCTGCAAGAAGCACAGGGAACGAGATATATCCGCCGAACAGAAGTATAAAATCAGGCTTTGTGCGTTTAAGTATTCCCCTGACCTCGCTGAAAGCCTTAAACAGCGCCTTGCCTCTTCTGCATTTTTCTTTAAAACAGCCTGACAACGGAGAACCCGTCATGGAAAGCACAAACGGCTCACGTTCAGCCGCTGAATATATTTCCTTTTCAAGCGGACGATTTCCGCATATAAAATCAACCTTTACTCCAGGTTTATTCTCTTCAATCCATCTGCCGAACGAAACAGCCGGCCATATATGACCGCCCGTGCCTCCGGCAACAAGGAAAATTCTTTTTTCAGTCTTCATAGTCAGGCTCACTCTCCTTTTCCAGCCGCATTATTACCCCGATACGAGACCACATCATCAAAAGCGATGTGCCTCCGTAGCTTAAAAACGGGAACGGCATTCCAGTCAGCGGAATCAGCTTTGTTACCCCGCCTACGTTAATCACGAGAGGGAACAGTACTGTCAGTGCAAGCCCCCATGTAAGCGACGCCATATATCCCTCTTCACATCTGAAATAGACCTTATTGACTTGGGAAAGCCAGTACGCTACAGCCATCAGCAGAACCAA encodes the following:
- a CDS encoding UDP-N-acetylglucosamine--N-acetylmuramyl-(pentapeptide) pyrophosphoryl-undecaprenol N-acetylglucosamine transferase produces the protein MKTEKRIFLVAGGTGGHIWPAVSFGRWIEENKPGVKVDFICGNRPLEKEIYSAAEREPFVLSMTGSPLSGCFKEKCRRGKALFKAFSEVRGILKRTKPDFILLFGGYISFPVLLAARMYRIPVAIQEQNAFAGKVTRFAAAKKIPVFSGWQDCAPLKDGQYVRTGVPVRNFKLSRQNEAWKSLGFGSAMPAGKKVVVFTGSLGSSSVKEQICRIAAQTPFSSWTFILPAAAESREQAADNVYLLPKIWNTELLYSLADMAVMRAGASSLTEAGILGIATLVIPWEKAADNHQFHNAVAFASDNAALVWNGKDERQFAKKLLQLEKLSEEKQQITSSKLYNNAEGICSGLWAEIAPHFWKE
- the murC gene encoding UDP-N-acetylmuramate--L-alanine ligase, which encodes MQPDVELKTKNIHLMGIGGAGMSGLAVLLDQLGANVSGCDEGESAYAEKLKKQGIPVEQGHSVDHFEKYNPDIIVFSSAIPQDHPEMTAAWQRGVRVSRRAEILSIIFNARRGVGIAGTHGKTTTSSMISLTAEMAGMDPSIAVGGEVLEIGTNAKLGRGRYMVAELDESDRSFVYFHPEIAVVTNIDWDHRDHYMTFKAVTDAFNEFLSNRKKGGKSILCMEDQGVKTLFSDYGVKDGVITYGWGTNWNWGAADIKHIDGGGARYKLFHDGQPVDEIELKVSGEHNILNSLATCAAAFEMGIPFESVKRALACFSGAKRRLQKIGQVGDILIYDDYGHHPNEIKATLGTVRQIFRGRRVIAVFQPHRFSRTAALYKEFAEALSYADNAFILPIYSSSETPMEGVSSQLIFDAITQDRRSHYELCGDFDSLLKSVCRVANDGDIILTIGAGSVGTLGKRICETLGTLRGEK
- the murB gene encoding UDP-N-acetylmuramate dehydrogenase, which gives rise to MPEGYSLREFNSWKTGGSCALLIAPHTVDEAVDFLKCCKNEKRNVYVLGGGTNVLVADGFINAAVLYTGHIKGIKTVRRENFVEIEADCGCTTKQLLAFALENSLTGLEFLTGIPGTLGGALKGNAGGRSDDGFNRIITEITTIDKNFNARKYAGNEISWQYRQSPVDTEDLLIASCKMALLKAEKKQITDKIRSFADLKKGQPIGRATAGCVFKNPAGGSAGKMIDECGCRGLKIGDAAVSSSHANFIENTGSASADEIYKLCELCRSKVLEKFGVKLEYEIRFIGDFKKN